The following proteins come from a genomic window of Nostoc sp. TCL26-01:
- the pruA gene encoding L-glutamate gamma-semialdehyde dehydrogenase, with product MVLQVQTSTYEAKTQEIAKQLLAATQENRSFFASLREQMRWDDKLLAWAMSNPGLRVQLFRFIDTLPALHSKSEIAAHLQEYLGDESVELPAALKGMLNFANPDSMPGQVAATTVSTAVETLAFKYIAGENIKQVIKTVERLRKEKMAFTIDLLGEAVITETEAQSYLERYRELITQLTEASKNWSTISAIDAADDELLPKVQVSVKLTAFYSQFDPLDAQGSEERVSDRIRTLLRHAESLGASVHFDMEQYEYKDLTFNILQKILLEDEFRQRTDVGITIQAYLRDSEQDAKNIIAWLKQRGYPLTVRLVKGAYWDQETIKSAQKHWSQPVYNDKAATDANFEAITQLLLENHQYVYSAIGSHNVRSQAKAIAIAETLNVPRRRFEMQVLYGMGDKLAKALVERGYRVRVYSPYGELLPGMAYLIRRLLENTANSSFLRQNLENRPVEELLAPPVVKNSLPISLSSSFPGAADTDYAEEEERKQAAQAFQAVHQQLGKTYLPLINGEYVNTTEVIDSLNPSNFSQVIGKVGLISVEQAEQAMQAAKAAFPGWRRTPVKTRAGILQKAADLMAQRRAELSAWIVLEVGKPVKEADAEVSEAIDFCRYYAEEMERLDQGVNYDVSGETNRYIYQPRGIAVVISPWNFPLAIACGMTVAALVAGNCTLLKPAETSSVITAKLTEILVEAGIPQGVFQYVPGKGSQVGAYLVSHADTHVIAFTGSQEVGCRIYAEAATLKPQQRHMKRVIAEMGGKNAIIIDESADLDQAVVGVVQSAFGYSGQKCSAASRVVVVEAIYDAFVKRLVEATKSLNIGEAELPSTQVGPVIDANARDRILEYIEKGKAESQVALELPAPSQGYFVGPVIFSEVPPQGIIAQQEIFGPVLAVIKAQDFTTALAIANDTNYALTGGLYSRTPSHIQQAQAEFEVGNLYINRTITGAIVARQPFGGFKLSGVGSKAGGPDYLLQFLEPRTITENIQRQGFAPIDGVD from the coding sequence GCACCTACGAAGCGAAAACTCAAGAAATTGCTAAACAACTTTTAGCCGCAACTCAAGAGAATCGCTCATTTTTTGCTTCCTTGCGGGAGCAAATGCGCTGGGATGATAAATTGCTAGCTTGGGCGATGAGTAATCCTGGTTTACGAGTGCAATTATTTCGATTTATTGATACTTTACCAGCACTGCATAGTAAATCGGAAATTGCCGCACATTTACAAGAATATTTAGGGGATGAATCAGTCGAATTACCCGCAGCTTTAAAGGGAATGCTCAATTTTGCTAACCCTGACTCCATGCCGGGACAAGTAGCTGCAACAACCGTATCTACGGCAGTTGAGACATTAGCTTTTAAATATATTGCTGGAGAAAATATTAAACAAGTCATCAAAACAGTAGAACGACTACGCAAAGAAAAAATGGCTTTCACCATTGACTTATTAGGTGAAGCAGTAATCACAGAAACAGAAGCACAATCTTATCTAGAACGCTATCGAGAATTAATTACACAATTAACTGAAGCATCAAAGAATTGGTCAACTATTTCTGCTATTGATGCCGCAGATGATGAACTACTACCAAAAGTCCAGGTTTCTGTTAAATTAACCGCGTTTTATTCTCAATTTGACCCATTAGATGCTCAAGGTAGTGAAGAGAGAGTTAGCGATCGCATTCGCACTCTTTTACGTCATGCTGAAAGTCTGGGTGCATCTGTCCATTTTGATATGGAACAGTATGAGTATAAAGACTTAACTTTCAATATTTTACAAAAAATATTGCTGGAAGACGAGTTTCGCCAACGTACCGATGTTGGTATAACTATCCAAGCTTACCTGCGTGATAGCGAACAAGATGCCAAAAATATTATTGCTTGGTTAAAACAGCGTGGTTATCCTTTAACAGTGCGTTTAGTCAAAGGCGCATATTGGGATCAGGAAACCATTAAATCAGCCCAAAAACACTGGTCACAACCTGTTTATAACGATAAGGCGGCGACAGATGCCAATTTTGAAGCGATAACTCAGTTATTGCTGGAAAATCATCAATATGTTTATTCTGCCATTGGTAGCCATAACGTGCGATCGCAAGCCAAGGCAATTGCGATCGCCGAAACCTTGAATGTCCCCCGGCGGCGATTTGAAATGCAAGTCCTGTACGGTATGGGAGACAAGTTAGCTAAGGCTTTGGTGGAGAGGGGTTATCGAGTCAGGGTTTACTCTCCTTATGGTGAACTCCTCCCAGGGATGGCTTACCTAATTCGGCGATTGTTGGAAAATACTGCGAATAGTTCCTTTCTACGGCAAAATTTGGAAAATAGGCCAGTGGAAGAACTACTAGCACCACCCGTTGTCAAAAATTCTCTGCCTATTTCTCTATCTTCTTCTTTCCCCGGTGCGGCGGATACTGATTATGCAGAAGAAGAGGAGAGAAAGCAAGCTGCACAAGCTTTTCAAGCAGTACATCAGCAATTAGGCAAGACGTATTTACCACTAATTAATGGCGAGTATGTCAATACTACTGAGGTAATTGACTCACTCAATCCTTCTAACTTTAGTCAAGTGATTGGCAAGGTAGGGCTGATTAGTGTCGAACAAGCAGAACAAGCAATGCAAGCGGCAAAAGCGGCGTTTCCTGGTTGGCGACGCACACCTGTGAAAACACGGGCAGGGATTTTGCAAAAAGCGGCTGATTTAATGGCACAACGTCGGGCGGAACTTTCTGCCTGGATAGTGTTGGAAGTGGGAAAACCTGTGAAGGAAGCAGACGCAGAAGTTTCCGAAGCCATAGATTTTTGTCGCTACTACGCCGAGGAAATGGAACGACTAGATCAAGGTGTCAATTATGACGTTTCTGGAGAGACAAATCGTTATATTTACCAACCACGGGGTATAGCTGTGGTGATTTCTCCTTGGAATTTTCCTTTGGCGATCGCCTGTGGGATGACTGTTGCTGCCTTAGTTGCAGGCAATTGTACTCTCCTCAAGCCTGCGGAAACCTCTTCTGTGATTACAGCCAAACTCACAGAAATTTTAGTAGAAGCAGGAATTCCCCAAGGTGTATTTCAATACGTTCCCGGCAAGGGTTCTCAAGTCGGTGCTTACTTGGTAAGTCATGCGGATACTCATGTAATTGCTTTTACCGGTTCTCAAGAAGTGGGTTGTCGAATTTATGCCGAAGCAGCCACACTTAAACCTCAACAAAGGCACATGAAACGAGTAATTGCCGAAATGGGTGGTAAGAATGCCATCATCATCGATGAAAGTGCTGATTTAGATCAAGCCGTTGTCGGGGTGGTACAGTCAGCCTTTGGTTACAGTGGACAAAAATGTTCTGCTGCTTCCAGAGTCGTCGTAGTAGAAGCAATTTACGATGCTTTTGTCAAGCGGTTAGTAGAAGCAACAAAATCGTTAAATATTGGCGAAGCTGAGTTACCTAGTACTCAAGTCGGCCCTGTGATTGATGCCAATGCCCGCGATCGCATCCTGGAGTATATTGAGAAAGGTAAGGCAGAATCCCAAGTAGCGCTAGAGTTACCAGCACCCAGCCAAGGTTACTTTGTTGGGCCAGTCATCTTTAGTGAAGTCCCTCCCCAGGGGATCATTGCCCAGCAAGAAATTTTTGGCCCTGTATTAGCGGTAATTAAAGCTCAAGATTTTACAACAGCATTAGCGATCGCTAACGACACCAACTACGCTTTAACTGGGGGACTTTACTCC